The genomic interval ACCCAAAAACGAAGGAAAATATCAATTTCAGAACTGTTCTTATCTGAACAATTCACCTGGAGTTGAGGATCCATTCATGCTTGAAAGAATGAGTAAAGTTTTGAAGAAGTCCTAACAAAGCTTGTGATAATGGAAGAAAATAGCATGGCAACAATCAGGAATATAGAGATCCAAATGGGAAAGGTGGCCAAACAATTTGAAGAAATACAAAGTGGTTAGTTTTCAGTTGACAACCAAACCAACCCAAAAGAGCATTGCAATAAGGTAATAGctgaaaaagaagatgagactgaggagttagagagagaaatgaaaagaagtgaggaagaaaaaaataaaaataaggagagaagtgttcttgaaaaagatttatcatatcctcatcCTCCTTCAAAAACAGAGAAGGACATAAAATTTTTTGATAAATTGTTCCATAGgaattattttgcaggaaatctgaagcaagattcaacatttGAGAGATTTCTGAAGAATAGGAGCTATATTGAAGAGAGAAATAGAGAGATGGAGGCTAGATGCAGTGTCATGACTCAAAGGGACTTGCTTCAAAATTCCAAGAACTTAGGAGGTTTTAATCTTCCCGTGTCTATAGGTGCTTTATCTGTGGACAAGGTTGCAATGTATTTAGGCGATTTGGAGGTTCAATCCACCAAGATGCAATTGGCAGACAGATCCATTAAAGATCcttatggtgtggttgaagatgttcttgtaACAAGGAAGAATGCATACAACATGATGCAACAAAGAGAGTTGTCCATCTTGAAATAAACAGGCGTCAAGCTAAATGATGTTAAACGAGCGcttactgggaggcaacccagtccacattttagttttatgttgttttattacctttgctgattttatttaaaataaaaaataaaaagtaaataatataaaaaaaaatcatatatgcctcctaatcattttgcaggttatgtatttttgacctggggacaggttctattattcagggggcagatccagcaaatgaagcaagaccgtagataaaaattttaacaaaatgctggatgacttcttaagaatagaggattgaacaaaaatatgtttttatctctctaattctcttttcttttcagttatttggattttttcttattttatttattttatttttcagttattttgttttctgtttatttgcttatttgtttttattgcttattttgaataaatttcctgttttattagtttggtaattttaagtcttgaattatctttcttgactaaatttcagttttaatttgtttgttttctagttttttttttcaaattaaaaaaaactagaatattaattttgaattgtggaaaaaagaatttgtgtttaaatattaagtagtgagatgaattagacacaggttagaaaagaaaatatgattgaatccctattcaaatgtagttaaaattatgatacatgaaaatttaacaggatgattgattaggacagataatgacaagacaaaaaggaatgagaccatttaaaccaagtgagtgagtgaaccttaaacagttttgaggttttactgatgaattgacagttgtggttgcttaatttttatttttgttgcatcataaaagagcatgaagatgattgaggcatttgtttgtgttaattaggagccaGGGCCAAAATGCCAACCTTTATATcagaattccatttttttatatcccctttgggccaagaaattttttgttaatattgcaccttaacctttattgatataattttctaccctttagcatgtctaaggaaggagaacatagatgcaatacatatagaaaggggaatggttggttctaattttgaaagttcaaaaagttgaaaatagaaagaatcttttcctattattgaaaacaaaacaaaaaagaaagagaaacagaagaagaaaaagaaataaaaaaaaagaaagatagatagaaaaaaatttcatgaaaatcatgaaaagaaagaaaatggggaaaaaggtgacatcgaaagaaagtggtaattagataacatatatgttctctataattgaattgtaggtatgttcttcttctttaagatgtgcattttgttatctaagaaaaaccaatattttttggaagcccagcctcattacaaccctttaaaagacctcaagattcaggtttctaatatgtttgtgatttgaagatgaaatgaaaagcaactgtgatttgttatgattcagtgaaaatagagagaaacacttacctgtgagcatatgagaagacattccttgatgaattgtcatttatttgttttgatttgatcctggaaattgattgtgtctataattttatatatttgaatttggaagcatcataagtttctaatttgatctgttgtttagtgaattaagctgtttgatatttaaattcaaatatattcatttactttgcttgaggacaagcaagattctaagttggggagagtgataagtgtctaatttcagtaatatttcatattaaaatataggcacttgtgaggatttattgctaatttatatataaaataatccctaatttatgaatttatacctttttacattttttatgatctttatttgaataagagtattttattcccaaatttggtgttaattgcatatttctaaggaagattggagatttggattaaagatgaatgatttgagctaaaaagataaagatagaaggtcccagaatggaaaagatgcaaagaaagattgggccttttttatgttttatcatttagcccattagcgcgacacaataaacaacctaaccctagaaaactaggataaatagagggctagaggctcaaccttagtgtgccagattgagaggaaaacaccatagagtgaattgtaacccaattgggagaatggaaggtgatagaagtatgcgtggctaattctaccctttgggattgggagtaatctgctcaaactcttacgtattgaggtgatattttatatattaatattcagttcttgattgattattggtattgttgttttacttttaattttccgtgacaaattgagaatcttaaatctgaccgggaggtatttttagggttcggacctaaacaacaatacttaacatatttaagtgctgggaatagacttgaaatgttaattgctattaaacgtctgaacttcgttctaagttgttcttataattatgtgagggatcgatagttagggaacattcttaagaattttatatgcgaggaatcgatataaatgatttttatacgggcatcaatttcaattaaagaacttaatattgacatgctaatcaaaatacatgagagtgagagagatgaaacctaatccctatttttccaattgaaacaattaattctttgtctgttttcttattgatcatcgccaacacaaccactttcaataacttttaattgttttgttctatatttagcgattattgtacttgataattaattgttccttgtgggatcgatattcgtccttagggacaattattacttctgacaaacgcggtgcacttgccgtaaaaagtcatcagatGTATGGTTAGGAAATGTCAACTTAAAGACATTGTTCCCTAGATTGTATTTTGTGTCGTTGAACCAAGGTCAGAAGGTGGAGGAGGTAGGTATGTGGGACGACGCGAGGTGGAGGTGGTGTTTAAGATGGAGGCGTGCAAGATTTGAGTGGGAAATCCCGATGGAAGAGAAGCTCGGTATACTCTTAAATAGATCCATCATCATTAAGGATGTAAAGGATATACAGGTATGGTCAGGTGATGAATCTGGATGTTATAATGTCAGTTTTGCTTATGTTTGCCTTGATAAAATTGATAGAGGACCACACTATGATGCCTTTAAGTATTTATGGAAGGCTAAGGCGTTCCCTGACGTGTTAACCACAGCATGGAGGGTTTTGATGGGCAGAATGCCAACTAGGGTGTCTTTGGGCAGGAGAGGAGTTGTGTTAAGCACACTAGTGTGTCCGATGTGCCAGACAAAGGAGGAATCATGCCAGCATCTGTTCTTGGAATGTAAGATTGCAATACATGTATGGGCTTTATGCTTCAGATGGAGTGGACTAGTGTTTGTCCAACATAATGACATTATGGCCCACTTTGTGAGTTTCCATTTAATGCAGAGCAGCAAGATACAAAATGAGGTTTGGAAAGGTGTGTGGGCAGCCATAGTATGGTGCTTATGGGAGCATAGAAACCTAGTGGTGTTCAATCAAGGAGTAGCTGATGCGGAAGAAGTGTTTCACAATGCCCAACTCAAATCGTGGTTATGGCTGAAAAATAAGGCACAACATTTCAATTACTCTTTTGCTGAATGGATGATGAATCCTCTGGTGTGCATCACCAGCTGCAAATGAGTAAGGCAGAGGACATCAGCGAAGGTATCAAGGGAAGGGGAAGAGCTGGCTGAATGCAGTGTTGGAGCAGGCTTTCATTCGAAGGAAGGAGGGTCTGGGATCACATTAACAGAGGAGGTGAAATGCTAGATGCAGGGAGAGAATACCTTGGCATAGGATCTCAAGCAATATGTTGCAGTTGTGGTTTTACTGCAACCTGCAGGGTTAGTGAATCATTCTAGGCGTGAGGTGGAATGGTGTTAGAGGGTCTAATGCCTAGCTGTTTGTCACGCGTGCTTGGACGCCACTGCAGATCCAAAGACCCTAAACGGGTTGTGAAGTATGAGAGTATATGGCCTTCTTATATCAGATAGACTCAAtgtgtgcgtagtcggtggtcgccgaaggtatccaaaggtcaacatgatcgtcggttgatgaagcggcgttctctatgtcaacatgatcgccgatcgatgaagcggcgttctccatatgtgtgGAGTTAGACAAGGTCAActtgatcgccggtcgatgaaacggcgatctccatgcaTGCGTAGTCGGTGATCGTCGAAGttggtcaacatgatcgccggttgatgaagcggcgttgttaacatgatcgccgatcgatgaagcggcgttctccatatatgtgtagtcggtggtcgccgaagttagacaaggtcaacatgatcgccagTCGATGAAACAGCGATCTCCATGCATGTGTAGTCggtcgtcgaagttatgcaaaggtcaacatgatcgccggtcgatgaaacggcgatTTCCATgcgtgtgtagtcggtggtcgtcgaagttggtcaacatgatcgccggttgatgaagcggcgttgtcaacatgatcgtcgatcgatgaagcggcgttctccatatatgtgtagtcggtggtcacCGAAGTTAgacaaggtcaacatgatcgccagTCGATGAAACAGCGATCTCCATGcatgtgtagtcggtggtcgtcgaagttatgcaaagatcaacatgatcgtcggtcgatgaaacggcgatctccatgtgTGCGTGTGGCGTGGTGAATGTAGGTGGCCTCGGTTCTGGGTGTTTTGGTAAAGCTGAATGATGCTATGAGGCAACCTGTTGGTTATTTTTTGGGTATGGTTCTCTCCCTTTAAGGTTGTTATGATCCAACATAAAGGAGAGTTTCTTTTGTGAAAGAAATAGGAAGTCCACTTCTGGTcactgtatatgggttgggatactcctgaagtatccctttaattttatttattcattgctgataaaaaaaaagctaTATTGAAGAGAGAAATATAGAGCTGGAGGATAGATACAGTGCCATTATTCAAAAGGGCTTGCCTAAAAAATCCAAGGACCCAGGAAGTTTTAATCTTTTTGTGTCTATAGGTGCTTTATTTTTAGACAATGCCTTACTGAATTTGGGGACAAGCATAAATCTAATTCCTTTGGTAATGTTGAAGAAAATATTTGGATTAAAGCTTACTAAATATTACTCTTTGTTCATGGAAAAGTTATACAATCCAACATACGAAAAATAGAAAAGACAAGTATTGTCTACACAAAAATTGTAGAATTTACCATGCACATTCAAGTAAAATGAGTTCATGATTCCGCATTTGAAaactttggaaaaaaaaaattagtaaccCATTTGTTCTAACTTTATAgatgtaaaatatttaatagagaaaaataagtgaaaaatattatagatgTAATTCTACTTAAAATGATAAGGTGAatgtaaaacaaaattttattatgcATCATTAAATAGTATGCTTCACTAAAGGATCAATTACATGTATACGTACACTTTACATGAAATAATTAGGAGAACGAATCCAATTCATTTGATGCTAAGTTTATTGTTTCACCATCTCTATTAATTTCATCTGGAAATAAAGCAAGTTTTGGAGGTATTTTCAAGTCTTTAATGTCTCCTTCAAGCCTTTTCACTACTCTATTCATTGAGGGTCGATCATTTGGTTTTAGTTATATACACCATAGTGCAACTATGATCATCTTcgaattttatttaattagttattaaagttttatcagaatataaataattgatagctaaaatatttttttatctttaaaactaatttttattcgATGATGCTAGTGatgattttttcaaataaatcaaTTGAAGATGTATAATTACGTGAAATGTTAATTGAAGAAAAACGAGTGTGAATTaaagaaagtaaaaatataaataaaattatgttttaatataaataaaaaatatacaaagtaATGAATTATGACTCGTCTAAAAATGGATTGAACACAGAATGGtgaatgataaataaaaaaatatacgtTTGACATTTGGATTAGGATTACTCACCATACCGGCATTTAAGCTTCTGTTTAGAAGAGTCGAAGTAGCAATCTTTATAGAAAACTGGACAATGTTTCTGACAGGCGAGTTGCATCCATGAAATCTCAAATCCATAGGCGAGTGCGGTGTGCATGGAAGTGTAGGAATGGTTATTGTAAGTGGAGAGAGAAGTGGGAGCAACAAGCTTTACCTCACACCCAACTTCTAAGTCCTCTGCTTTTAGGTCTCCACCAATTGCATATGAATACCCCTTCCCCTCCCACTTCACCCACTCTCCACTCTCCACAtacttctctttctctctcaccGAATGGTTACAATTCACAAACACTATATGCGAGAAACTCAGAGATTCCCAATTTACAGAGGCTCTTAGACCGGCTTGGTATGGATCCGACTGGTAAAAGTATTTTTGAGTGTAAGTGTCAGAGAAATTGGAGCGAGAGAGGAAACGGAGAGGAAGGGAGGAGAGATTATGGTGTTGAAGAGCAGGATCAACCACTCTCACTGTGTTCTTCTTGTAGTTTATTGCCTGCACATGATATTTTGCAGAGTACAGATACAACACCGTAACGTTATTCTCACAACCAAGTTCATACCTTTCCTCACCACACTTTTCTGGGTCGCCTTTTAATCGAAATGGATAACTGATGTTGCTGATTTTTCCACAGGAAGAAGGGGGGCAGCCACCATGGATTTTGTGGACTAGAAGTAGCAGTACCGCCATGAATGCTCTCTCTCTCCACATCATGTCCAAACTGTTTCTCATTGAATTCAAGTGCAAACAAATCAAAGTCagatattgatatttaaaactACACAGactcaaatatatatatatatatatatatatgaaggaccacattttttcttttagaaaatTGTTTGAAGACGTATGATACATAAAACGTAGACTTTAACTCAAACCGCGTTTCTATCTGGTTCCACAACTCATTTTAATGaagacaaaattttaaatattcgtGCATGAATTCTGATTTATGTATTTAATCATGTAATGTATGAATGGTGTTCTTTGAGTTTGTAAAATCATCCTAAATTGTTCGTTTTGGAAGCTTATATTTCGAAATATAACTTCAATGACCTTCGAATTTCTGTGAGTCCCAAATAATGTTCGTTTGGTTAAGAAACTTCAGCATGTAATTTGTACATACTGTTACGGTGACTTTTTCTCCCAAAATGTCAGTTTCCTTGTGTTAATTTCTTGAACATATTTTTCTTGGACATGGAGCAGGAAAGGTGGTGGCAGAATGAAGCACTAACAATGGCGGAGAGTGGAGTTATGCAGCGGTGGCGATCGAGGTTGGGTTCGATTTCCATCTCGAGGAAATGTTCTACAACTTCATCATTGGATGATCATCTTCCACTTCTTTCTGCAACAGTGTGAGTTGGTAATCACAGTGGTAGATACTAAACAGTGGTAGATCCAAATTTTATTACCTCGGttccaaaatatatttgtaattaaCTCAAAATATTTAATCTTCTCATAGTTTATACTGTACTGTCtataaatttctttttcttaatgAAAGAGTAGTGTAATAAATGTaagataataaatatatatttattactaGGGTAAAAAATTAAGCGTAAAACACTTGAATTTCCTTAACGACAATGAGAATGACTAATAAGACGTGTATGATTATATCTTTATCCATTATAACTTCATTTGCAATAAGTTTTCCATTAATTCAGGTTATGTATcaattagtttaatttttgggcatttatttttgtgtttcactttaaatttttattggGATTTTGTTTACTCTAACttagaattaaaatttatcAATTCATGCTTGTTCATAGTTGGGTTTCATTAGTATCTTCATTTAGAAATTTAACCTTATTTTTTCATTAGTATCTTCATAATTTGAAACATAACTAGTTATTTTTCCAAActctttaaactttaaaaattattgtttacAAAATTATACAAGCATTGAGGAATCAATAGTTGTGTCAAAATAAGGCCATTTCATGCATAAAGTCATTAACATATAGTGTGACAGGTACTATATaatagaaaaatgattttttgacacccatttttttttctccaaattACACCTTTAAATTACTTATGTGATAGGggtatttttgtaaaatattagACATAAAGTGCATGTAATTTGGAGCATTGGGTGTCAAATTATATTCATTGGTGTTTGGCTGACCCAGAAAAGGACAACCTATACCAAATATTTCACCAGAACGTAGTACTTTGAAAAGGTCAATAATTAAAGTATGTGCAGTGAAGCTTTGTAATGCAGGTTTAAATTTCGAAGAAATTGATGTCCAATATTTAATGTCAAGATCTCACCACTATCATTGCATGCAAATGAGTAGTACACTTGTTCAAATTTGATGTCTAAATTTTGTCACAACTGTTATAACAGAGACTTTCTTACAACAAACCCTCTCTTCACATTTTGTCAAATTtcattgaatttgaatttgaagtgCAAACAAATCCAAACTagatattgatatttaaaacaACAAAGACTGAATATATAACTATAAATTTCCTTTCACATAATTGTTTATGATAGCGTGAGTTCTTACTTAAGTATTTAATAATGTAATTTTGTTAATTGAGTTATTCATGTTTTCAAAGCCATCTAAATTCACTaacaaaagtttattttagCGTCAACTAAAATCTGACATAGAAtccaattattttttactttataaactgatttgttaatattaagttagtgttaaaatttattttttaatataatattataatctaTCCTAACAATCCTACAAGAGTTAGTTATATTTATCATCTGTTATTAAaccattattttataatatataaaagtgaatataaattttatctaaTAAATTGATTTCACAAAATTAACTTAAGTCCATTTCCTAATAGTTATACCTATCAAATGTCAACTTTAATTAACAATGTTGCTAGTCTTAGATTACTcttgaatttattatttttttttataaaaaaaaataatattaaaaaaataacattttttttagttgagCTTAGTGTCGTTAAGccaatataaatattaaatttatgtattaattaaaatataatatgggTTTCAGAAACACTACTAAcgaaatattaaattaaattaaaaacataacttGGATTTAACCAATCCTTATCGTACTTTGATTGGTAGCTGAATCTAATTGCGTGTTTACAGTATTTTAAGAGTGGTCATATGTTTTATTAAAGGGACTCGGGGCTGTCAGCTATCCTATTATGGGAAAAGAATCACACAAGCCTATGAGTTTTTACTCTTTTCTcttgtttttgttatttttatataagtttttaagtttttttaaaatagattggacTACTCtagtattcttattttttatatgtattttatttcAAAGATCATTACATCAACTTTTAAAATTTCGAAGCCCTCAATAATGGGATGTTTTGTTATTTGATAATAAccgattttttttgtttttattaaaaaaaaactaatttt from Phaseolus vulgaris cultivar G19833 chromosome 1, P. vulgaris v2.0, whole genome shotgun sequence carries:
- the LOC137813303 gene encoding uncharacterized protein, producing the protein MRNSLDMMWRERAFMAVLLLLVHKIHGGCPPSSCGKISNISYPFRLKGDPEKCGEERYELGCENNVTVLYLYSAKYHVQAINYKKNTVRVVDPALQHHNLSSLPLRFLSRSNFSDTYTQKYFYQSDPYQAGLRASVNWESLSFSHIVFVNCNHSVREKEKYVESGEWVKWEGKGYSYAIGGDLKAEDLEVGCEVKLVAPTSLSTYNNHSYTSMHTALAYGFEISWMQLACQKHCPVFYKDCYFDSSKQKLKCRYGLLEELITDVTSKNFCIFIDLCLFFVLAKN